Proteins found in one Bombus terrestris chromosome 1, iyBomTerr1.2, whole genome shotgun sequence genomic segment:
- the LOC100646091 gene encoding cilia- and flagella-associated protein 91 isoform X1, whose protein sequence is MSVSIYNCFMCDTYRIMAGHHKLTKIEYCNSFKCFYRPVVPFLVSKSQNMNIPVRFNHDILNDIVTNAQKQCYTFSSKLKPFRNIGTQTDYRDSDSQTAPWDPPYKIKSGHYPEALSIAHLSWNHGLEIGIHDLEIINRMRRKRAWEAVLPPMDTPANIKKRSAIINALEIDEWAFRESEIQAIVDYRLELMDEISKSQEYEKEKKIQGRLDRWTNFLSIRRDKEINSIKHKLRRELRKLYKRQQQKSQPFKRDIIKEHDDPSSELYAPQMRYGEHPQRKHEVIEKELLGEGCIENVTEINTLPNWLPTYEELSALKPRSKSADLCIRATRWTKEKLSQLHSDLKASRSNTKTIEAPLLLKRKYKLPALPSTPYRKSTEDITNKRLHQLSILIQKIIKGRAIQCMMFEGRNRCRELIEELQSSYGLEEHSKKQHQEEKAHTLELQHLQSEKSMQEDSLYEILNSLEGMTISGMLDFLSKELIRLEDERRIHAFALLAERERATREAAEAGRRQLEYNRRREFDEMFRQTMKVNQESVESYLEDIIKEGIEWISDEATKAYISELCDKIDSISKAAQNNATKLSEEEMVANMIYNFVLPEVERTAVRKNIREKQQIYLQNAHAVIYEEIFNLPLVEDKSLLDKESEEKHGKKIESQN, encoded by the exons ATGAGTGTAAGCATATACAATTGCTTTATGTGTGATACTTATAGGATAATGGCTGGACATCATAAATTAACCAAAATTGAATACTGTAACagttttaaatgtttttatcGACCAGTTGTACCATTTTTAGTATCAAAATcacaaaatatgaatattccTGTACGATTTAATCATGATATTTTAAACGACATAGTAACAAATGCACAAAAACAATGTTATACATTTTCATCTAAATTAAAACCATTTAGAAATATAGGAACCCAAACAGATTATCGGGATAGTGACTCGCAAACTGCACCTTGGGATCCAccatataaaattaaatcag GCCATTATCCTGAAGCATTATCAATAGCACATTTATCTTGGAATCATGGATTAGAAATTGGAATTCATGATTTAGAAATCATTAATAGAATGAGAAGAAAAAGGGCATGGGAAGCAGTTCTTCCTCCTATGGATACACCAGCAAACATAAAAAAACGATCAGCTATAATAAATGCATTAGAAATAGATGAATGGGCATTTAGAGAATca gaAATTCAAGCAATAGTGGATTATAGGCTTGAATTAATGGATGAAATATCTAAATCACaagaatatgaaaaagaaaaaaagattcaaGGCCGTTTGGATAGATGGACGAATTTTTTATCTATACGTAGAGATAAAGAAATAAACTCTATTAAACACAAGCTTAGAAGAGAATTGAGAAAACTATATAAAAGACAACAACAAAAATCGCAACCTTTTAAACGTGATATTATTAAAGAACATGATGATCCATCTTCTGAATTGTATGCCCCACAAATGCGTTATGGCGAACATCCTCAAAGAAAACATGAAGTAATAGAAAAAGAGTTGTTAGGAGAAGGCTGTAtcgaaa atGTAACTGAAATAAATACATTGCCAAATTGGCTTCCGACATATGAAGAATTAAGTGCATTAAAGCCAAGATCTAAGTCAGCTGATTTATGTATCAGAGCAACAAGATGGACAAAAGAAAAGCTAAGTCAATTACATAGTGACTTGAAAGCAAGTAGATCAAATACTAAGACAATAGAGGCACCACTATTATTGAAACGCAAGTATAAATTGCCAGCTCTACCTTCTACACCATATAGGAAAAGCACAgaagatataacaaataaacgtCTGCATCAATTGTCTATACttattcaaaaaataattaaaggaaGAGCTATCCAATGCATG ATGTTCGAAGGCCGCAATAGATGTAGGGAATTAATCGAAGAATTACAATCATCTTATGGATTAGAAGAACATAGCAAAAAACAACATCAAGAAGAAAAAGCGCATACGTTAGAATTACAACATTTACAAAGTGAAAAATCTATGCAAGAAGATAGTTTATATGAAATTCTTAATTCTTTAGAAGGAATGACTATATCGGGAATGCTAGATTTTCTTAGCAAA GAATTAATAAGATTAGAGGATGAACGTCGAATACATGCTTTTGCATTATTGGCTGAAAGAGAAAGAGCTACGAGAGAAGCAGCAGAAGCTGGAAGACGTCAATTAGAATATAATCGTCGCAGGGAATTTGACGAAATGTTTAGGCAAACTATGAAAGTTAATCAAGAATCTGTGGAAAGTTATTTAgaagatataataaaagaagGCATTGAATGGATATCTGATGAAGCAACTAAAGCATATATTTCAGAATTGTGCGATAAAATAGACAGTATATCAAAAGCTGCGCAGAATAA TGCAACAAAATTATCAGAAGAAGAAATGGTTGCtaatatgatttataattttgtattaccTGAAGTGGAAAGAACTGCTGTACGAAAAAATATAAGAGAAAAGCAACAAATTTATTTGCAGAATGCACATGCTGTAATTTATGAAGAGATATTCAATTTACCACTTGTTGAAGACAAAAGTTTATTAGATAAAGAATCTGAAGAAAAACATGGCAAAAAAATTGAATCACAGaattaa
- the LOC100646091 gene encoding cilia- and flagella-associated protein 91 isoform X2, with amino-acid sequence MAGHHKLTKIEYCNSFKCFYRPVVPFLVSKSQNMNIPVRFNHDILNDIVTNAQKQCYTFSSKLKPFRNIGTQTDYRDSDSQTAPWDPPYKIKSGHYPEALSIAHLSWNHGLEIGIHDLEIINRMRRKRAWEAVLPPMDTPANIKKRSAIINALEIDEWAFRESEIQAIVDYRLELMDEISKSQEYEKEKKIQGRLDRWTNFLSIRRDKEINSIKHKLRRELRKLYKRQQQKSQPFKRDIIKEHDDPSSELYAPQMRYGEHPQRKHEVIEKELLGEGCIENVTEINTLPNWLPTYEELSALKPRSKSADLCIRATRWTKEKLSQLHSDLKASRSNTKTIEAPLLLKRKYKLPALPSTPYRKSTEDITNKRLHQLSILIQKIIKGRAIQCMMFEGRNRCRELIEELQSSYGLEEHSKKQHQEEKAHTLELQHLQSEKSMQEDSLYEILNSLEGMTISGMLDFLSKELIRLEDERRIHAFALLAERERATREAAEAGRRQLEYNRRREFDEMFRQTMKVNQESVESYLEDIIKEGIEWISDEATKAYISELCDKIDSISKAAQNNATKLSEEEMVANMIYNFVLPEVERTAVRKNIREKQQIYLQNAHAVIYEEIFNLPLVEDKSLLDKESEEKHGKKIESQN; translated from the exons ATGGCTGGACATCATAAATTAACCAAAATTGAATACTGTAACagttttaaatgtttttatcGACCAGTTGTACCATTTTTAGTATCAAAATcacaaaatatgaatattccTGTACGATTTAATCATGATATTTTAAACGACATAGTAACAAATGCACAAAAACAATGTTATACATTTTCATCTAAATTAAAACCATTTAGAAATATAGGAACCCAAACAGATTATCGGGATAGTGACTCGCAAACTGCACCTTGGGATCCAccatataaaattaaatcag GCCATTATCCTGAAGCATTATCAATAGCACATTTATCTTGGAATCATGGATTAGAAATTGGAATTCATGATTTAGAAATCATTAATAGAATGAGAAGAAAAAGGGCATGGGAAGCAGTTCTTCCTCCTATGGATACACCAGCAAACATAAAAAAACGATCAGCTATAATAAATGCATTAGAAATAGATGAATGGGCATTTAGAGAATca gaAATTCAAGCAATAGTGGATTATAGGCTTGAATTAATGGATGAAATATCTAAATCACaagaatatgaaaaagaaaaaaagattcaaGGCCGTTTGGATAGATGGACGAATTTTTTATCTATACGTAGAGATAAAGAAATAAACTCTATTAAACACAAGCTTAGAAGAGAATTGAGAAAACTATATAAAAGACAACAACAAAAATCGCAACCTTTTAAACGTGATATTATTAAAGAACATGATGATCCATCTTCTGAATTGTATGCCCCACAAATGCGTTATGGCGAACATCCTCAAAGAAAACATGAAGTAATAGAAAAAGAGTTGTTAGGAGAAGGCTGTAtcgaaa atGTAACTGAAATAAATACATTGCCAAATTGGCTTCCGACATATGAAGAATTAAGTGCATTAAAGCCAAGATCTAAGTCAGCTGATTTATGTATCAGAGCAACAAGATGGACAAAAGAAAAGCTAAGTCAATTACATAGTGACTTGAAAGCAAGTAGATCAAATACTAAGACAATAGAGGCACCACTATTATTGAAACGCAAGTATAAATTGCCAGCTCTACCTTCTACACCATATAGGAAAAGCACAgaagatataacaaataaacgtCTGCATCAATTGTCTATACttattcaaaaaataattaaaggaaGAGCTATCCAATGCATG ATGTTCGAAGGCCGCAATAGATGTAGGGAATTAATCGAAGAATTACAATCATCTTATGGATTAGAAGAACATAGCAAAAAACAACATCAAGAAGAAAAAGCGCATACGTTAGAATTACAACATTTACAAAGTGAAAAATCTATGCAAGAAGATAGTTTATATGAAATTCTTAATTCTTTAGAAGGAATGACTATATCGGGAATGCTAGATTTTCTTAGCAAA GAATTAATAAGATTAGAGGATGAACGTCGAATACATGCTTTTGCATTATTGGCTGAAAGAGAAAGAGCTACGAGAGAAGCAGCAGAAGCTGGAAGACGTCAATTAGAATATAATCGTCGCAGGGAATTTGACGAAATGTTTAGGCAAACTATGAAAGTTAATCAAGAATCTGTGGAAAGTTATTTAgaagatataataaaagaagGCATTGAATGGATATCTGATGAAGCAACTAAAGCATATATTTCAGAATTGTGCGATAAAATAGACAGTATATCAAAAGCTGCGCAGAATAA TGCAACAAAATTATCAGAAGAAGAAATGGTTGCtaatatgatttataattttgtattaccTGAAGTGGAAAGAACTGCTGTACGAAAAAATATAAGAGAAAAGCAACAAATTTATTTGCAGAATGCACATGCTGTAATTTATGAAGAGATATTCAATTTACCACTTGTTGAAGACAAAAGTTTATTAGATAAAGAATCTGAAGAAAAACATGGCAAAAAAATTGAATCACAGaattaa
- the LOC100646214 gene encoding uncharacterized protein LOC100646214 isoform X2, whose product MMDISEYICAFYFDGQVPCFGGVLALNGRTGDTLWVYWTNHAIFSVDCGIDLTNDKIKDCIICGRGGILHAVNGYNGASIWKMPVRDLSISEEWKLSDIYNAKFIADVDGDDIGDIIASHTIQSREIHSSEILMISGINGNIIHSSALPDTEQLFLAPQKLVHPDGENVFVLVTSSKKQSGGLYVIPQVNLMYSNLKLQKLHHNTGKGTLLPPILVDVTLDGIEDIVAAMFNSTIIVYNGLTFEPIWNYTVPNSEIISMPIPGYYNDDNVPDFMVKHQIGSGFPTYYYTVATIIDGKTGKSLLEKPIEDSLSREMSGLSVTVEGFGNDWFLHWSVDCLNYEGIKEKYQFFRSEDFISESRADVCKLRFNSTLITNLYALSQHVGPPGISLYFSEDWKSLEYNNSMNVRIELPENTPFVSERLPKIYKDENKKDSSKQEQEVSHETYEQYTQQKKFTPIGRQNNVLKNENEWTQNIIQTSKDFDLLYDENNKINIQREQPIDYQQEDEIREQRSDINLKFTSQFDKGIDNFIKNMRNDETDITNSKTSTHETSHNLDIENNASDGGTKVLSKRTINLLHYDVNKTKETTDQTFIDVETYTRQIFNVALKEEEEEAVAIKKIPKQKSLKGRNKKKDTGIDLKLKLEYKSGLKLKKQKEKRDIKANNHMYSVHGIQKQPPTGILLPSILKTEGISSIDLVFSTFWLPSSEASVILVQEDFNCIHWKTLLSEKSFQYKQNDDIIKECLGERGINYKANLETSNKKDLKISLGQMTIYRMKLECMCPEDMLPNQSCKNISLHQNWPEYLGSGGNGYFKSFYKTNF is encoded by the exons ATGATGGATATTTCAGAATATATTTGTGCATTCTACTTTGATGGACAAGTTCCATGTTTTGGTGGAGTTCTAGCTTTAAACGGAAGAACAGGAGATACCCTTTGGGTGTATTGGACGAATCATGCTATTTTTTCAGTTGATTGTGGTATAGACTTAACAAATGACAAAATTAAAGATTGCATTATATGTGGTCGAGGTGGAATACTTCATGCAGTTAATGGCTATAATGGAGCTAGTATATGGAAAATGCCAGTTCGAGATTTATCAATTTCAGAAGAATGGAAGCTCTCAGATATCTATAATGCTAAATTTATTGCTGATGTTGATGGAGATGACATTGGAGATATTATCGCATCACACACTATACAATCAAGAGAAATTCATTCAAGTGAAATTCTTATGATATCAGGAATCAATGGAAATATTATACATAGTTCAGCTTTACCAGATACAGAGCAATTGTTTTTAGCACCTCAGAAATTAGTCCATCCAGATGGAGAAAATGTTTTTGTCCTTGTTACTAGTAGTAAAAAACAATCAGGTGGATTGTATGTAATTCCTCAAGTGAATTTAATGTATAGTAACTTG AAACTACAAAAACTTCACCATAACACAGGAAAAGGAACTTTGCTACCTCCAATTTTGGTAGATGTAACATTAGATGGAATTGAAGATATTGTTGCTGCTATGTTTAACTCTacaataatagtttataatggaTTAACTTTTGAACCTATCTGGAATTATACAGTACCTAATTCTGAAATAATAAGTATGCCGATTCCTGGTTACTATAATGATGATAATGTTCCAGACTTTATGGTAAAACATCAGATAGGTTCGGGTTTTCCAACATATTACTACACAGTTGCAACAATCATAGATGGAAAAACTGGTAAATCTTTACTAGAAAAACCAATAGAAGATAGTTTAAGTAGAGAAATGTCTGGCCTATCTGTTACCGTTGAAGGATTTGGAAATGATTGGTTTTTACATTGGTCAGTTGATTGTCTAAACTATGAAGggattaaagaaaaatatcagttCTTCAGAAGTGAAGATTTTATATCTGAATCACGCGCTGATGTTTGTAAACTACGGTTTAACTCTactttaattacaaatttatatgctTTAAGCCAACATGTTGGACCACCtggtatatcattatatttttctGAAGACTGGAAGTCattagaatataataattctatgaATGTTAGAATAGAATTACCTGAAAATACACCTTTTGTATCTGAACGATtgccaaaaatatataaagatgaaaataaaaaagatagttCTAAACAAGAACAGGAAGTTTCTCATGAAACTTACGAACAGTACACACAACAGAAAAAATTTACTCCTATTGGTAGACAAAATAATGTTTTGAAAAATGAGAATGAATGGACTCAGAATATTATACAAACAAGTAAAGATTTTGATTTGTTATATGatgagaataataaaattaacatacaAAGAGAACAGCCAATAGATTACCAACAAGAAGATGAAATACGAGAACAAAGAAGCGACATTAATCTCAAATTTACTAGTCAATTTGATAAGGGaatagataattttataaaaaatatgcgTAATGATGAAACGGACATTACGAATAGTAAGACAAGTACACATGAAACCTCTCATAACTTAGACATTGAAAACAATGCAAGTGATGGAGGAACTAAAGTATTAAGTAAAAGAACAATTAATTTGTTGCATTATGACgtgaataaaacaaaagaaacaacTGATCAAACTTTTATT gATGTAGAAACCTACACTCGTCAGATTTTTAATGTTGCactaaaagaagaagaagaagaagctgttgctataaaaaaaattcctaAACAAAAATCATTAAAAGGTCGGAATAAGAAAAAGGATACTGGCatagatttaaaattaaaattagaatataaatctggattaaaattaaaaaaacaaaaagaaaagcggGATATAAAGGCTAACAATCACATGTATTCAGTACATGGTATACAAAAACAACCACCAACTGGAATATTATTACCATCTATTTTAAAAACAGAAGGAATAAGTTCTATTGATTTagtattttctacattttggTTACCGTCTTCTGAGGCATCTGTAATATTAGTTCAAGAAGATTTTAATTGTATTCATTGGAAAACATTGCTTTCCGAAAAAAGTTTTCAGTATAAacaaaatgatgatattattaAAGAATGTTTAGGTGAACGAGGTATTAATTATAAAGCAAATCTAGAAACGAGCAacaaaaaagatttaaaaatttctcttgGACAAATGACAATATATAGGATGAAATTAGAATGTATGTGTCCAGAAGATATGTTACCTAATCAAAGTTGCAAAAATATATCTTTGCATCAGAATTGGCCTGAATATTTAGGTTCAGGTGGAAATGGatattttaaatcattttataaaacaaatttttaa
- the LOC100646214 gene encoding uncharacterized protein LOC100646214 isoform X1, translating to MSAVYPILPKLVERDGFDDEDLTDIDDEVFIRDGKNGLKLDDDGGVKRPLMAPRRRCKRSYNFATYGLSNRTGFGLVGLIILLSLIILCIYVINIIPGPMSILKNWLSHDLKDSLHDSNKIPCTSLASKILWTRSFPKLTSESPIRSNDVNGDGVEDIIIGFSTGLDMMDISEYICAFYFDGQVPCFGGVLALNGRTGDTLWVYWTNHAIFSVDCGIDLTNDKIKDCIICGRGGILHAVNGYNGASIWKMPVRDLSISEEWKLSDIYNAKFIADVDGDDIGDIIASHTIQSREIHSSEILMISGINGNIIHSSALPDTEQLFLAPQKLVHPDGENVFVLVTSSKKQSGGLYVIPQVNLMYSNLKLQKLHHNTGKGTLLPPILVDVTLDGIEDIVAAMFNSTIIVYNGLTFEPIWNYTVPNSEIISMPIPGYYNDDNVPDFMVKHQIGSGFPTYYYTVATIIDGKTGKSLLEKPIEDSLSREMSGLSVTVEGFGNDWFLHWSVDCLNYEGIKEKYQFFRSEDFISESRADVCKLRFNSTLITNLYALSQHVGPPGISLYFSEDWKSLEYNNSMNVRIELPENTPFVSERLPKIYKDENKKDSSKQEQEVSHETYEQYTQQKKFTPIGRQNNVLKNENEWTQNIIQTSKDFDLLYDENNKINIQREQPIDYQQEDEIREQRSDINLKFTSQFDKGIDNFIKNMRNDETDITNSKTSTHETSHNLDIENNASDGGTKVLSKRTINLLHYDVNKTKETTDQTFIDVETYTRQIFNVALKEEEEEAVAIKKIPKQKSLKGRNKKKDTGIDLKLKLEYKSGLKLKKQKEKRDIKANNHMYSVHGIQKQPPTGILLPSILKTEGISSIDLVFSTFWLPSSEASVILVQEDFNCIHWKTLLSEKSFQYKQNDDIIKECLGERGINYKANLETSNKKDLKISLGQMTIYRMKLECMCPEDMLPNQSCKNISLHQNWPEYLGSGGNGYFKSFYKTNF from the exons ATGTCTGCTGTTTATCCAATTTTACCTAAATTGGTTGAGCGAGATGGTTTTGATGATGAAGATTTAACAGATATTGATGATGAGGTATTCATTAGAGATGGAAAAAATGGCTTAAAATTAGATGATGATGGAGGAGTTAAACGGCCTTTAATGGCACCTCGTAGAAGATGTAAAAGGTCATATAATTTTGCGACATATGGATTATCAAATAGGACTGGCTTTGGTCTTGTGGGATTAATAATATTGTtaagtttaattatattatgCATATATGTCATAAATATAATTCCTGGACCAATGTCAATCTTGAAAAATTGGTTATCACATGATCTTAAAGATTCATTACATGACTCTAACAAAATACCATGCACATCTCTTGCATCAAAGATTTTATGGACTAGATCATTTCCAAAATTAACATCTGAATCACCAATAAGAAGCAATGATGTTAATGGTGATGGAGTTGAAGATATTATTATTGGATTTAGTACAG GATTGGACATGATGGATATTTCAGAATATATTTGTGCATTCTACTTTGATGGACAAGTTCCATGTTTTGGTGGAGTTCTAGCTTTAAACGGAAGAACAGGAGATACCCTTTGGGTGTATTGGACGAATCATGCTATTTTTTCAGTTGATTGTGGTATAGACTTAACAAATGACAAAATTAAAGATTGCATTATATGTGGTCGAGGTGGAATACTTCATGCAGTTAATGGCTATAATGGAGCTAGTATATGGAAAATGCCAGTTCGAGATTTATCAATTTCAGAAGAATGGAAGCTCTCAGATATCTATAATGCTAAATTTATTGCTGATGTTGATGGAGATGACATTGGAGATATTATCGCATCACACACTATACAATCAAGAGAAATTCATTCAAGTGAAATTCTTATGATATCAGGAATCAATGGAAATATTATACATAGTTCAGCTTTACCAGATACAGAGCAATTGTTTTTAGCACCTCAGAAATTAGTCCATCCAGATGGAGAAAATGTTTTTGTCCTTGTTACTAGTAGTAAAAAACAATCAGGTGGATTGTATGTAATTCCTCAAGTGAATTTAATGTATAGTAACTTG AAACTACAAAAACTTCACCATAACACAGGAAAAGGAACTTTGCTACCTCCAATTTTGGTAGATGTAACATTAGATGGAATTGAAGATATTGTTGCTGCTATGTTTAACTCTacaataatagtttataatggaTTAACTTTTGAACCTATCTGGAATTATACAGTACCTAATTCTGAAATAATAAGTATGCCGATTCCTGGTTACTATAATGATGATAATGTTCCAGACTTTATGGTAAAACATCAGATAGGTTCGGGTTTTCCAACATATTACTACACAGTTGCAACAATCATAGATGGAAAAACTGGTAAATCTTTACTAGAAAAACCAATAGAAGATAGTTTAAGTAGAGAAATGTCTGGCCTATCTGTTACCGTTGAAGGATTTGGAAATGATTGGTTTTTACATTGGTCAGTTGATTGTCTAAACTATGAAGggattaaagaaaaatatcagttCTTCAGAAGTGAAGATTTTATATCTGAATCACGCGCTGATGTTTGTAAACTACGGTTTAACTCTactttaattacaaatttatatgctTTAAGCCAACATGTTGGACCACCtggtatatcattatatttttctGAAGACTGGAAGTCattagaatataataattctatgaATGTTAGAATAGAATTACCTGAAAATACACCTTTTGTATCTGAACGATtgccaaaaatatataaagatgaaaataaaaaagatagttCTAAACAAGAACAGGAAGTTTCTCATGAAACTTACGAACAGTACACACAACAGAAAAAATTTACTCCTATTGGTAGACAAAATAATGTTTTGAAAAATGAGAATGAATGGACTCAGAATATTATACAAACAAGTAAAGATTTTGATTTGTTATATGatgagaataataaaattaacatacaAAGAGAACAGCCAATAGATTACCAACAAGAAGATGAAATACGAGAACAAAGAAGCGACATTAATCTCAAATTTACTAGTCAATTTGATAAGGGaatagataattttataaaaaatatgcgTAATGATGAAACGGACATTACGAATAGTAAGACAAGTACACATGAAACCTCTCATAACTTAGACATTGAAAACAATGCAAGTGATGGAGGAACTAAAGTATTAAGTAAAAGAACAATTAATTTGTTGCATTATGACgtgaataaaacaaaagaaacaacTGATCAAACTTTTATT gATGTAGAAACCTACACTCGTCAGATTTTTAATGTTGCactaaaagaagaagaagaagaagctgttgctataaaaaaaattcctaAACAAAAATCATTAAAAGGTCGGAATAAGAAAAAGGATACTGGCatagatttaaaattaaaattagaatataaatctggattaaaattaaaaaaacaaaaagaaaagcggGATATAAAGGCTAACAATCACATGTATTCAGTACATGGTATACAAAAACAACCACCAACTGGAATATTATTACCATCTATTTTAAAAACAGAAGGAATAAGTTCTATTGATTTagtattttctacattttggTTACCGTCTTCTGAGGCATCTGTAATATTAGTTCAAGAAGATTTTAATTGTATTCATTGGAAAACATTGCTTTCCGAAAAAAGTTTTCAGTATAAacaaaatgatgatattattaAAGAATGTTTAGGTGAACGAGGTATTAATTATAAAGCAAATCTAGAAACGAGCAacaaaaaagatttaaaaatttctcttgGACAAATGACAATATATAGGATGAAATTAGAATGTATGTGTCCAGAAGATATGTTACCTAATCAAAGTTGCAAAAATATATCTTTGCATCAGAATTGGCCTGAATATTTAGGTTCAGGTGGAAATGGatattttaaatcattttataaaacaaatttttaa